ataatgaaaatgaaaatttcagggacttggataaaaaattgaaaaccaacaaggttttagtcaaagaatattcatagttAGGGACCGCAACCAAAGTATTTTCGGTTTGGTATGAGATTCCCGAAATATCGAGAAGCCAATCCCAAATCCTGTACCGAAATTTCAGGATCAGTTCAGGAATTTCGATTTGGGAAATTTTTGGTTTGAGATCaggattttttcggttcggttcaggattttcgggaattttttccacccctagTTGCCTTCACAAAGTTGATCAAGAGGTcgcttcacaaaaaaaaaaaaaaaaaaaaaaaaaaaaataagaggtTAAAAAGTGATCCAACTTCCTGCTTTTCCTTTTAAGTAAAAATCCCAATCATACTAAATGccgttgttttttttcttcccaacaAAGGAAATACTGACAGCTCGATCGACAAGCTTTTCTTCTTCACACCTTCGAATACATGTGAGAATCTGATGTGACCACAATGTTGTTATAATCTCTCAACTTTTCACATGCATGGTTGGTTTTGTTTCTCGTGAAGATATAGCTCTTTAGATCGAACCCTAGTTTTTGAATTCCTATATTTTTTACAGTAAGAAATAGAGAAAATTAATAATGCCTTAATTTGCAGAAACAATTTGTTAATTTCACAACAAAACCCTACTATGAGTCTATGAATACATtttttttgcaccatttttctcACCATATGCTGATTTCCAGGCTTCCAGTTCCAACATATAATTTAAAAGCAAATAACAATAAGAACTCACCACATAAAGGTTTCTAACTGAACTGCATATATAATACTGCATTTAAGCCAAAACAACCAAAGCAGAATCCTTCATATAAGAAAAAGCAGAAAAGATCTATTAGCTTTCAACACTTCATGAAAAATCTTGCTTATTCAGgagccttctctctctctctctctctgtctcacATGCACTTATAGTCCACATACactttctcccatcttctacAGGAAAACAGAAAACAATATAAATTACAAGTAGAGTCCATAAATcttcaaactcaaaattttgaagTTCTTAGAACTTCAACAAGTTCACCATCATGCCACCAAACAGAGAAAACCAGATGGGTTCATACTCTAAGGCCAACACTGTCCACAAACCTCCAATGCTCTCAATGGGAAGTCTCCAAAGAACCATATCTGACATCTCAGCTGAActaagcagcagcagcagcaaagaAGCCATTGATGATGGCATTCATCTTCCAACTATATCCGAGGTTGAGGATGCCAAGTGTGAGTGCTGTGGCATGTCCGAGGAGTGCACAAATGAGTACATAGATCGCGTGCGCAGCCAGTTTTCGGGGAAGTTAATTTGCGGGTTGTGTGCTGAGGCTGTGAAGGAAGAGATGGACAAGAATGGAGGCAAACGAGAAGAGGCTGTGAATGAGCATATGAGTGCTTGTGAAAAGTTCAATAGGCTTGGTAGGGCATACCCCGTTTTGTACCAAGCTGAGGCCATCAAAGAGATCTTCAAAAAGAGTTCAACGGTTAGGGCAAAATCCATAAGTCCTAGAGATAAGAGTGTTCGAAAGGGTAACGGGGGTATTGCAAGGAGCTCCAGTTGTATTCCCGCAATCAACAGAGAAGAACTCAGCCCTAAATCTTAAACTCTAATTAAACTCTAAATTGTAAACCTTTGTAATTTGAAGGgacttttttagtttttttctcTATGTAACACAACAAGTATCCGCGTCAAAGGGGTACTTTCCATTTACAATAAATGTAACCATCTAATGCTAATCTTACTTTGATCGATTAGTTTTTTATTACACAGATATTACAATTTTAGTCAAAATTAAGGGAAAGAAGATGATTTGAACAAGGGACTCAGTCGGTTAAACAATTCAACACTTGCCAATGTTGTTGATTAGTTAGCCCTAGCACATAAATAAAGTTTGTGCCAAATTTCTATTCCTTTCTTTATACATGTACTTGGTCGTATGGGATGAGCCTAGCTATGAAGGAATATATAAACGCCTTGTATAAAATTGAGCTTAGGGGTGAATATTTTTAGCATATTATCGTACTATACTGATTATGTATCAATCAGCAATAGTATGATAATTGTACAGAATCAATCATAAATGTGAATGGTatccaaaattgttttgttggAGTTAAATAGTAATTTCAACACAAACTCACTTAGTGCgttttgttattttcatttttaattaaaaaataaatccaacaaaaaaaagataaacattttatttttaatttaacataaaaaaaCCAACTGGCACACTATGGAAAAAATTCATTTTACCTTCTTATACGTTGCCTCGAGGTATTTTCTTCTTATAATCATTTTAAGCTAGTAAATTTGGATTAATAACTAATAAATGTGTGACAAAGAATAAATAAAGAGGTTGCTGCAATACAATTGAAGGGTGATATATTTTTTAATGGTATTTGTATATTGGACTAAATATGTTTTCAGATTTTGGCCTAAATAAAATGGCCTATTATTAAAGTGGTATTGTTACTACATTATCATACCAACCGAAATATTTAGTATTACTGAAAATTTGACATGACAATgataataaaatttgaaatacCAAAAATTTGGTATGGAGGTTTGGTACGGTACCAAATCCAGCCACAGTCTCGTTTTTCTTTTGGTGGAAAATACTGTCTTATTTATTTGAGCATTTATCAAGTCATGGCAACTTTCACCTTTTTAAATATGTAAACAATATTTCCATTTTGGTAAACAATAATTTGGCATAGTATTGGAGCATGAGATTTAAGGGGTttgtagagaaaataaaaaataaaaaaaaggcttattatacaaaatagtccttgagatgtgcatgatcaatagaaatggttcttgagattaaaaatcaatagaaatggtccccgagattgtccaccatccatcattttagtcatttcgttaaaaactctttgggcaattttcaaagcttcgtaactcaatcgattcttaaccaaattcgacccataatatatcaaaatgaagataagaaagtgtagaacaatattatacctatttggaagcccaatggttgctggagatgtctgaaaaatagcctgaaagatgactggtccgagggaaaacgGGAAAACTCGctagaaactgggtaaactttaaacgttcataacttcttcaaaactcaacgaaatcaagtgattcaaaaacaaaaatcatacttctcgacgagacgaagaaaATGGAATCTTTCTCTACAGATAActagccgtggtttggccggaaaactgctcgaaagtggctaactcgaaaatggttagccactttcgagctgtTGTCCGACCAAAccaccattctctttgtctcgtcaagaagtatgatttttggttttgaatcactcaatttcgttgagtattgaagaagttatgaacgtttaaagtttacccagtttccggcgagttttccaattttcctgcagaccagtcacctttcaggctattttccggctatctccggcaaccattgggcttctaaataggtataatcttgttctacactgtcttatcttcattttgatgtattatgggtcgaatttggttaataatcgattgagttacgaaactttgaaaattgcccaaagagtttttaacggaatgaccaaaatcatggatggtggacaatctcatggaccatttctattgattttcaatctcagagaccatttctattgatcatgcaaatctcagagattattttgtataataagcctaaaaaaaattatatttgtgaACTGTGATTCGTCCTAAAACTGCCCCAGGCCAGTTGTGATGAGGCCCAGGTACTACACTTTGCGGGCCAAGCTCAAACATTATCAAGTCCCATCATCAACGGTAAAGGTTTGAAAGCAAATTTACATGTCATAACCTTGATGTAATTTtgagtgaataaatttaaaaaaaaattaggagttAATCGTACAACGATTCAATGTCAAATATGTGATGTAAACTCCATGTTTATTGATGATTAATCATGGGAATGTT
Above is a window of Malus sylvestris chromosome 15, drMalSylv7.2, whole genome shotgun sequence DNA encoding:
- the LOC126604964 gene encoding uncharacterized protein LOC126604964 — encoded protein: MPPNRENQMGSYSKANTVHKPPMLSMGSLQRTISDISAELSSSSSKEAIDDGIHLPTISEVEDAKCECCGMSEECTNEYIDRVRSQFSGKLICGLCAEAVKEEMDKNGGKREEAVNEHMSACEKFNRLGRAYPVLYQAEAIKEIFKKSSTVRAKSISPRDKSVRKGNGGIARSSSCIPAINREELSPKS